A genomic window from Pirellulales bacterium includes:
- the rplV gene encoding 50S ribosomal protein L22: MAYTATYRFARMSARKVRPLADLIRGKHADEALDLLRYQPQRGARLVEKVLKSALGNAEDRRAQNVNNLIVTDARVDGGPMLKRVRPRARGMAFLIKKRSCHIRVSVGEPDQE; this comes from the coding sequence ATGGCCTACACAGCGACCTATCGCTTCGCCCGGATGAGTGCCCGCAAGGTGCGTCCGCTGGCGGATCTGATTCGCGGCAAGCATGCCGACGAGGCGCTCGATCTGCTGCGTTATCAGCCGCAGCGAGGGGCGCGATTGGTCGAGAAGGTGCTGAAGAGTGCCTTGGGCAACGCCGAGGATCGCCGCGCCCAGAACGTGAACAACCTGATCGTCACCGACGCCCGCGTCGATGGTGGTCCGATGCTGAAGCGCGTGCGTCCGCGAGCGCGAGGCATGGCGTTTCTCATCAAGAAGCGTTCGTGCCACATTCGTGTTTCCGTGGGTGAGCCCGATCAAGAATGA
- the rpsC gene encoding 30S ribosomal protein S3, with translation MGQKVNPVGFRTGIMVGWKSRWFASKREFAELLVEDHKIRKFIKKEYRYAGIPKIEIERTRDEVKVVLFTARPGVIIGRKGQEVERLQERLQGLIHRRVNIKIEEVARPEIQGQLVAEDIAEQLGKRASFRRTMKRSLEQTMEAGAKGIKIQLSGRLGGAEMSRCEKQNAGSIPLSTLRAKIDYGFAEAKTAQGHIGVQVWVNQGMYHEDQETLDGPDAQESQAPKKPKRAYKR, from the coding sequence ATGGGACAAAAAGTCAATCCCGTTGGTTTTCGCACCGGCATCATGGTGGGCTGGAAGAGCCGCTGGTTCGCGTCGAAGCGCGAATTCGCGGAACTGCTGGTCGAAGACCACAAGATCCGCAAGTTCATCAAGAAGGAATACCGCTACGCGGGCATTCCGAAGATCGAGATCGAGCGGACGCGGGACGAGGTGAAGGTGGTGCTCTTCACGGCCCGGCCCGGTGTGATCATCGGCCGCAAGGGGCAGGAAGTGGAGCGTCTGCAGGAGCGTTTGCAGGGGCTGATTCACCGCCGCGTGAACATCAAGATTGAAGAGGTCGCGCGACCCGAGATTCAGGGTCAGCTCGTGGCCGAGGACATCGCCGAGCAGTTGGGCAAGCGAGCCAGCTTCCGCCGGACGATGAAACGGTCGCTCGAGCAGACGATGGAAGCGGGCGCCAAGGGGATCAAGATTCAGCTCTCTGGCCGCCTGGGTGGCGCCGAGATGTCGCGGTGCGAGAAGCAGAATGCGGGCTCGATCCCGCTTTCGACGCTCCGCGCCAAGATCGATTACGGTTTCGCCGAGGCGAAGACCGCGCAGGGACACATTGGCGTCCAGGTGTGGGTCAACCAAGGCATGTATCACGAAGATCAGGAGACGCTCGATGGCCCTGATGCCCAAGAGAGTCAAGCACCGAAAAAGCCAAAGAGGGCGTATAAGAGGTGA
- the rplP gene encoding 50S ribosomal protein L16 yields MALMPKRVKHRKSQRGRIRGEAQRGNRVVFGDFGLQATQGGWLSAQTIEAGRIAAQQYLRTEGRLYVRVFPHKPITSIPLETRMGKGKGEPEFWAAVIKPGTVLFEISGVAEEAARLCFQRLAHKMPVRVRFVRRRAV; encoded by the coding sequence ATGGCCCTGATGCCCAAGAGAGTCAAGCACCGAAAAAGCCAAAGAGGGCGTATAAGAGGTGAAGCCCAGCGCGGCAATCGCGTGGTGTTTGGCGACTTCGGCTTGCAGGCGACGCAGGGCGGATGGCTGAGCGCCCAGACGATCGAGGCGGGTCGTATCGCGGCGCAGCAGTACCTGCGCACCGAGGGCCGGCTCTACGTCCGCGTGTTCCCGCATAAGCCGATCACGTCGATCCCGCTCGAAACCCGCATGGGTAAGGGTAAGGGGGAGCCGGAGTTCTGGGCGGCGGTGATCAAGCCGGGCACCGTGCTGTTCGAGATCTCCGGGGTCGCGGAAGAGGCCGCGCGTCTGTGCTTCCAGCGCCTGGCGCACAAGATGCCCGTGCGCGTGCGATTCGTGCGGCGGCGGGCCGTGTAG
- the rpmC gene encoding 50S ribosomal protein L29, with product MAKAKELRDMSDEQLGLTLKDAVEHLFRLRVRSHTERTSGSSEKRSYRRLIARIKTIQGQRAAKAASSN from the coding sequence ATGGCCAAGGCCAAAGAATTGCGGGACATGAGCGACGAGCAACTGGGGCTGACGCTCAAGGATGCGGTCGAGCATTTGTTTCGCCTGCGGGTGCGCTCGCACACCGAACGGACCAGCGGTTCGAGCGAGAAGCGTTCCTACCGTCGATTGATTGCCCGGATCAAGACCATTCAAGGCCAGCGTGCCGCCAAGGCGGCGAGCAGCAACTAG
- the rpsQ gene encoding 30S ribosomal protein S17: MPKKVVIGVVTSDSAPKSRRVSIERLVKHAKYGKYMRRRTRCHVHDEQEESHLGDTVEIVECRPRSANKRWELVRVVSKSRAVDIAAMRAAAKAEAAAAAAAAAEQK, encoded by the coding sequence ATGCCGAAGAAAGTCGTCATCGGAGTCGTCACGAGCGACAGTGCCCCGAAGTCGCGGCGCGTCTCGATCGAGCGGCTCGTCAAGCACGCGAAGTACGGCAAGTACATGCGTCGCCGCACGCGCTGCCACGTTCACGACGAGCAGGAAGAGTCGCACCTGGGCGACACGGTCGAGATCGTCGAGTGCCGGCCCCGCTCGGCGAACAAGCGCTGGGAGCTGGTACGCGTGGTGAGCAAGAGCCGGGCGGTCGATATCGCGGCCATGCGTGCCGCGGCCAAGGCCGAGGCGGCGGCGGCAGCAGCAGCGGCGGCCGAGCAGAAATAG
- the rplN gene encoding 50S ribosomal protein L14, producing MIQMQTRLTVADNTGAKEVMCIKVLGGTHRRTAGLGDIIVCSVKSVIPGSDIKKGAVVKGVIVRCRKPTRRPDGSYVRFDSNALVLIDNDQNPRGTRIFGAVARELRERNFMKIVSLASEVI from the coding sequence ATGATCCAGATGCAAACGCGGCTTACCGTGGCCGACAACACCGGTGCCAAGGAAGTCATGTGCATCAAGGTCCTTGGCGGTACCCACCGTCGCACGGCGGGGCTGGGGGACATCATCGTCTGTAGCGTGAAGAGCGTCATTCCCGGCAGCGACATCAAAAAAGGTGCCGTGGTCAAGGGGGTGATCGTGCGTTGCCGCAAGCCGACGCGTCGGCCCGACGGCAGCTACGTCCGCTTCGACAGTAATGCCCTGGTGCTGATCGACAACGACCAGAACCCGCGTGGCACGCGCATCTTCGGCGCGGTGGCCCGCGAGCTGCGTGAACGCAATTTCATGAAGATTGTGAGCCTCGCGAGCGAGGTGATTTAA
- the rplX gene encoding 50S ribosomal protein L24, with amino-acid sequence MHIRVNDTVEVITGDDRGARAKVLVVDRAAGKLVVEGVNRVYKHVRRSQRNPQGGRLSKEMPISLSNVLLVCPSCGKPSRTGARYLADGSKERFCKKCGAAAGQLAPARAAHAQKK; translated from the coding sequence ATGCATATTCGAGTCAACGATACCGTCGAAGTCATCACCGGCGACGATCGCGGCGCCCGGGCCAAGGTGCTCGTGGTCGATCGCGCGGCGGGCAAGCTGGTGGTCGAGGGCGTGAATCGCGTGTACAAGCACGTCCGTCGCAGCCAGCGCAATCCGCAGGGAGGGCGGCTCTCGAAGGAGATGCCGATCTCGCTGTCGAACGTGCTGCTGGTGTGCCCCTCGTGCGGCAAGCCCAGTCGGACCGGTGCCCGCTACCTGGCCGACGGCAGCAAGGAACGATTTTGCAAGAAGTGCGGAGCCGCGGCGGGGCAGCTTGCTCCCGCTCGTGCTGCCCACGCCCAGAAAAAGTAG
- the rplE gene encoding 50S ribosomal protein L5, which produces MKPRLQERYEKELLPALATKLGRTNRHSLPRLQKIVVNMGVGSAISEKKHLEDAVSALTQIVGQKPVITKARTSIAGFKLREGQQIGCKATLRGARMYEFLDRLISVAIPRVRDFRGLDPDGFDHRGNYNMGLSEQLVFPELNPDKYTRVQGMNITMVISTNSDDESRELLRGFGMPFKAPEGQKAGAA; this is translated from the coding sequence ATGAAACCACGTCTGCAAGAACGCTACGAGAAGGAACTGCTTCCGGCGCTCGCCACGAAGCTGGGCCGCACGAATCGCCATTCGCTGCCCCGGTTGCAGAAGATCGTCGTCAATATGGGAGTGGGCAGCGCGATCAGCGAGAAGAAACATCTCGAGGACGCGGTGTCGGCCCTGACACAGATCGTCGGTCAGAAGCCGGTGATCACGAAGGCCCGCACCTCGATCGCCGGGTTCAAACTCCGCGAAGGCCAGCAGATCGGCTGCAAGGCCACGCTGCGTGGCGCCCGGATGTACGAGTTCCTCGATCGACTGATCTCGGTCGCGATCCCGCGCGTGCGCGACTTCCGCGGTCTCGATCCGGACGGTTTCGACCACCGGGGGAACTACAACATGGGGCTGTCCGAGCAGCTCGTGTTCCCGGAATTGAATCCGGACAAGTACACCCGCGTGCAGGGGATGAACATCACGATGGTCATCTCGACGAATAGCGACGACGAGTCGCGGGAATTGCTCCGCGGCTTTGGCATGCCCTTCAAGGCGCCCGAGGGTCAAAAGGCCGGCGCCGCCTGA
- a CDS encoding type Z 30S ribosomal protein S14, whose product MASKSKIAMAKRKPKFSTRLVRRCLLCGRPRAVYRKFGICRICFKNLANDGLIPGVKKASW is encoded by the coding sequence ATGGCCAGCAAATCGAAAATCGCGATGGCGAAGCGGAAGCCGAAGTTTTCCACTCGGCTCGTGCGTCGCTGTCTGTTGTGCGGCCGGCCGCGTGCCGTGTATCGCAAGTTCGGAATCTGCCGCATCTGCTTCAAGAATCTGGCGAACGATGGCCTGATTCCGGGCGTGAAGAAGGCCAGTTGGTAA
- the rpsH gene encoding 30S ribosomal protein S8, which yields MMTDPIADMLTRLRNAVRVERPHVEMPVSKVKRGLAEVLKREGYIWDWEEVESQPVKQLRIHLKYGPNGERVIRHIRRVSKPGRRVYSGHGTLRPVLNGLGISIISTSRGVISDREARQRKLGGEVLCELY from the coding sequence ATGATGACCGACCCGATTGCCGACATGTTGACCCGTCTCCGCAATGCGGTGCGCGTCGAACGCCCTCATGTCGAGATGCCGGTTTCCAAAGTGAAGCGCGGCCTCGCCGAGGTGCTCAAGCGCGAAGGCTACATCTGGGACTGGGAAGAAGTCGAATCCCAGCCGGTGAAGCAGTTGCGCATTCACCTCAAGTACGGACCGAACGGCGAGCGCGTCATTCGGCACATTCGCCGCGTCAGCAAGCCGGGGCGCCGCGTGTACAGCGGCCACGGCACGCTGCGGCCGGTGTTGAACGGCCTGGGCATCTCGATCATCAGCACCAGCCGCGGCGTGATCAGCGACCGCGAGGCGCGACAGCGCAAGCTGGGGGGCGAAGTGTTGTGCGAGTTGTACTAG